From Fusarium musae strain F31 chromosome 8, whole genome shotgun sequence:
GGTGTCACTAGGGTTGCTCAGGATGGCCTGTACACCACCGTGTTCCTGGCCGTGACCGTTGAAGCTGCGATCAGCGTAGAGAAGAGGTGTCTCGGGCTTATTAAGGATCTTGTCCTCGTCTTGTGACTCGGGCTTGACGAGCATGAGAGTAAGTTCGGCGTTTGTATCAAGACTATAGCAGCGAGAGTTTTGGGATCGGATCTCGCGGGCGCCTTCGGTTGTGTAGATGTCGCGGGACTGGGGGATCTGAACACAGACTGGAGGAACATCGGGATCGGTGAGAGGGCATGTACCCTTCATGGGGCGACCGAAGACTTGAGATAGAGTCCAATCTTGACCGTCGAGACTGTCGGCGGGGTAGCATGCGTGATCAGAGTGGTAGGGTTTGGAGGTATCGCAAAGCAGCTCGTGAGCAGGAGGGGGTCGCGGAATCGGGTTGTCTAGAAATGTTAGAGGGGCCATCCAATAGCGTCCATGTACATACTTTGAGGCCTCTTGGAACGATTGACATCAAGAACCATATCAAcagtctcctccatctccaagaaaCACTCTCCGTCCGCATTGCACTTGGGTCGAACATCAATTGCCATGCTCTGATAGGAGGCATCGAATAGCTTATGACCATCCAGAAGTGTAGCAATACcagccttgcccttgcaGGGCAACAACTTCAAGAAAGGTGTCAGGTTCTCGGTACAGACAACTTCATGCGGCAGAACGCCATGAAGAAGTCTCATGTTCGCAAGCGACGAGTTCGAGTGGTCGCCGTCGGGCTGGAAAGACATAACAGGTCGAATCGTCCTCGTCTCATCGATAAAGTTCAAACTGGCGCAGAACAATCCAGACAGAGCGTTTGTCAGTATTAGCcacttctcatcagcttcttcatTAGTCTCAGCATCCAACCACGCCCAGAGTTCAACACCAGTGCCTCCCTCGCGAGTTCCATCCCACGGTCTAGCACCCCACGACTGAGCATCCCATCGTCCTAGCGTAAACCGTAAATGTAGCTCTCGTGTCCCAGCATACTGAAGAATCTGCGCCAAAGATCGAGGAAACAGTCGAAAGTTATGCGCTTCGAAATCGGCAATTGAGGTATTGGCTCGGAAGTTGAAGCTCGCTAGAAGCTGGGACAGGGGTAAAGGTCGAAGCGTCAATTGCTCGTGATAACCGGATGCGGCTGCAGAAGTGAGTGCGAAGCCATTTGTTATGGCCAGTAGCAGACAGGCCAGAAAGTGGCGCATcttgaaaaaaaaagggggAAGAAGTGAGGAAGTCGATCAAGACTTCACATGGCACCTTTGCCCTTGGGAGATCGATTTGGTGTCGTAGCTTGGAGAGCTACTGCGACGTGGAGGATTCGATGCAGTAAGCGGTGGATCATGGCAGAAACTTAGCTTCCCGGCGCGTTCCTCCACATAGTcgcatcttcaagcttgaggCCCCGCCAactttcaacatcttcaaacGACTTATTCACAATGGCCGCTGAACAGAGAAAGCTGCTCGAGCAGCTGATGGGcgcatcctcgacatcaagaGCCGCTCAACTATCACTCACCGACCCCAAAGTTTGCCGATCCTACCTCGCAGGCACCTGTCCGCACGATCTCTTCACAAACACAAAGCAGGATATTGGACCGTGTCCGAAGGTGCACAATGAAGGATTGAAGGCCGAGTACGACGGCCTATCAGATCGAGAGAAGCAAAAATATGGATTCGAGTACGATTATATGCGCGATCTGCAAAAGTACATCGATGATTGTAATCGCCGAATCGATGCTGCGCAGAGACGATTAGAGAAGACACCTGATGAGATTCGCCAGACCAACGTTTTGGTACGCCCCTTTTCGTTATTCTGCGGTGTGAGATGCTAACCTACGTAGCTCAAATCTATTTCCGACCTTTCAgcttccatcaacaacgGCCTCCTCGAAGTTGAAATCCTAGGCTCCATGGGCGAGGTATCGCGCGCCCAAGACGAGCTCTTCCGTGTCCGTCAAGCCTCACAATCCAAATCCGACCGCGAAAAGGAACTCAAGGCCCTCTCCGATACATCTGGTCCCTCAGGCCACCAGAAGCTGCAAGTCTGCGATGTTTGCGGTGCCTACCTTAGTCGACTCGACAATGACAGACGTCTCGCCGATCACTTCTATGGAAAGATGCATCTGGGATATGcgcagatgaggaagacttACGATGCTTTCCCCAAGGAGATGAAAGGCCGATCGAGGGCACCCATGGATGACGATGGGCCCCGAGGACCTCGAGGTTCAGGATATAGGAGCGGCCGCGGTGGAAGGGGATACCGTGGAGGATGGTAATCAATGTTTAATGCTTTATTGGGATGTTCAGGCGTTTGGCGCTGCGTATAAAATGGAGGGAAATCAGAATGAAAGAGTTGGCGGAGAGCAGGATAATACCCTTTCTAGAAAAGCAGCTCAGCGCCAAAAGGCAAACAGAAATGAGGAGAATGCTTTCAATCTCGCTTCGACCTTCGATGCTTTCTAACAATGCTACCTATGGTATTTTTCCAACTCCACTTTCAAGCTATCCCCAGTGTCCCATCTCTTTTAATTTGTTCATGACTTCTTGTTCAGCTCATCGTACTCATCCATCTCTTCGTCCCACTTTCCACCAGTGGGTGGTGGCAGTGGCGGTGGAGGCCCAGCTGCCGCAGTCGCAAAGGCCGGCTTATCGTTCGCTGGTGCGAATGCGCTCTTCTTAACCTCACCAGGTAGAGCTGGGAAGTCTTCGGCTGCTGGGACGGCTTGTTTGACGGGTGCTGGTGGTGCGCCTTCGTGGCCGCCGCGTCCGCCTCggcctcctcgtcctccacGGCCACGTCCTCTACCCCTTCCGCCACGATGTCGGTCGTCCAAGAAGCGATCCACGTCATGTTCCTCGTTATCCTTCGAAGCGTACCGACTTCCACCAAGACCGGAGCTTCTCGATCCTCGAATACCACCATTTGCGCCGCGGAAACGTCtgttttcctcctcttcgagaGCATCCTTGCCTTCATCCCATCCACCCTCCTTCATACccatggccttgagctttcgCTCTCGATTCTTAGCACGTTCGTCGTCAAGCCTGCGCTTGTCCTCTTCGCCACGCTTACGTCGCTCAGCTTCCTCAGCACGACGCTTCTTAGCCTCCTCCATGCCGCGAGCATACGCCACGGCATgatccttctcatcttttTCTGCCTTCTCAAACTTGCGCGCCTTCTCTGCGTTGAGCAGCTTCATTTTCTCCATCTTGGCAGCGAGTTCTTCGTCCGTGAGCTTCTGTCGCG
This genomic window contains:
- a CDS encoding hypothetical protein (EggNog:ENOG41~BUSCO:EOG09264D7Y), producing MAAEQRKLLEQLMGASSTSRAAQLSLTDPKVCRSYLAGTCPHDLFTNTKQDIGPCPKVHNEGLKAEYDGLSDREKQKYGFEYDYMRDLQKYIDDCNRRIDAAQRRLEKTPDEIRQTNVLLKSISDLSASINNGLLEVEILGSMGEVSRAQDELFRVRQASQSKSDREKELKALSDTSGPSGHQKLQVCDVCGAYLSRLDNDRRLADHFYGKMHLGYAQMRKTYDAFPKEMKGRSRAPMDDDGPRGPRGSGYRSGRGGRGYRGGW
- a CDS encoding hypothetical protein (EggNog:ENOG41); this encodes MDDQFGGRTDDDLFYDDFEPVESETVITTEAVPEPQPAPVAPVQEPTAPQEKPAPAPAPAPSAPASKPAGLSSSRYADKPAPPKPAKQAPQPTSNAPPNAPTAPREKNNHGSQNTAANSTARLQSGANPRQKLTDEELAAKMEKMKLLNAEKARKFEKAEKDEKDHAVAYARGMEEAKKRRAEEAERRKRGEEDKRRLDDERAKNRERKLKAMGMKEGGWDEGKDALEEEENRRFRGANGGIRGSRSSGLGGSRYASKDNEEHDVDRFLDDRHRGGRGRGRGRGGRGGRGGRGGHEGAPPAPVKQAVPAAEDFPALPGEVKKSAFAPANDKPAFATAAAGPPPPLPPPTGGKWDEEMDEYDELNKKS
- a CDS encoding hypothetical protein (EggNog:ENOG41~BUSCO:EOG09261LEU), translated to MRHFLACLLLAITNGFALTSAAASGYHEQLTLRPLPLSQLLASFNFRANTSIADFEAHNFRLFPRSLAQILQYAGTRELHLRFTLGRWDAQSWGARPWDGTREGGTGVELWAWLDAETNEEADEKWLILTNALSGLFCASLNFIDETRTIRPVMSFQPDGDHSNSSLANMRLLHGVLPHEVVCTENLTPFLKLLPCKGKAGIATLLDGHKLFDASYQSMAIDVRPKCNADGECFLEMEETVDMVLDVNRSKRPQNNPIPRPPPAHELLCDTSKPYHSDHACYPADSLDGQDWTLSQVFGRPMKGTCPLTDPDVPPVCVQIPQSRDIYTTEGAREIRSQNSRCYSLDTNAELTLMLVKPESQDEDKILNKPETPLLYADRSFNGHGQEHGGVQAILSNPSDTDVEFVYMESLPWFMRIYLHTLSARIADSPSSNSSDLIKEIFYRPALDRARGTQLELLMRIPPHCTVFLTYDFEKSILRYTEYPPDANRGFDVAAAVITTLEPKVLNIRTTTLLLYLPTPDFSMPYNVIIFTSTAIALAFGGLYNILVRRFVGADEAQSTGLKAKLLGLVNRIKGKAGKH